One Endozoicomonas gorgoniicola DNA window includes the following coding sequences:
- a CDS encoding ISNCY family transposase (programmed frameshift), with the protein MRQTINPQMQLGEVDISAITFNPKSRDDIPRLLRGLQHIWVTPDLREQVFQVLESMIPASSNNGRPGMDLWNILVFGTLRLVTNCDYDRLQELANEHGTLRKMLGHGPYCTHSYHIQTLQDNISLFTPEILDQVNQIVVAAGHQLVKKKDEPLYGRADSFVVKTDVHFPTDISLLNDACRKAIEFASTLAGQYQLPAWRQREYLKKQHRKRYHKVRNLKHSVAACEFKQRSRQHDIETAHLEYIKYSLDIIRKAESTAALVEKSAPDESALENLKYYIAHSRHQINLIYRRVIEHQQIPHSDKVFSIFEPHTEWISKGKAGVPVELGLRVCVLQDQFGFTLNHHVMQKQTDDQVAVPIAKGAKQRFPMLSQVSYDKGFWSPANLEELDGFLERTILPKKGRLSAEDKKREHHLEFTRAKRKHSAVESDINALEANGLDKCPDKGIDAFKRYVALAVVGGNLKRLGRILQERDF; encoded by the exons ATGCGTCAAACCATTAATCCACAAATGCAGTTGGGCGAGGTTGATATCTCCGCCATCACATTCAACCCCAAGTCCAGAGATGATATTCCCCGGCTTTTGCGGGGCTTGCAGCACATATGGGTTACACCTGATCTGAGAGAGCAGGTCTTTCAAGTTCTTGAAAGTATGATTCCTGCCAGCAGTAATAATGGTCGTCCCGGTATGGATCTCTGGAACATACTGGTGTTTGGCACCCTGCGGCTGGTCACTAACTGTGATTATGACCGTCTTCAGGAGCTGGCCAATGAACACGGCACGCTACGGAAAATGCTTGGGCACGGTCCTTACTGCACGCACTCTTATCATATCCAGACATTGCAGGATAATATCAGCCTGTTCACGCCCGAAATACTGGACCAGGTAAACCAGATTGTCGTGGCAGCAGGCCATCAACTGGTTAAAAAAA AAGATGAGCCGCTATATGGCCGTGCCGATTCGTTTGTAGTCAAGACCGATGTTCATTTTCCCACAGACATCAGCCTGTTAAACGATGCCTGTCGTAAGGCTATTGAGTTTGCGTCCACCCTGGCTGGCCAGTACCAGTTACCAGCGTGGCGTCAGCGGGAATACCTGAAAAAACAGCATCGAAAGCGCTATCACAAGGTGCGGAATCTGAAACATTCCGTTGCTGCCTGCGAGTTTAAACAGCGGTCACGTCAGCACGATATTGAAACGGCACACCTTGAATACATTAAGTACAGTCTCGACATTATCCGCAAGGCAGAAAGCACAGCTGCCCTGGTAGAAAAAAGCGCCCCCGATGAGTCTGCGCTGGAGAATCTCAAATACTACATTGCCCACAGTCGTCACCAGATTAATCTGATTTATCGTCGGGTGATCGAGCATCAGCAGATTCCTCACAGCGACAAGGTGTTCTCGATTTTTGAACCCCACACAGAATGGATCAGCAAGGGTAAAGCCGGAGTTCCTGTAGAGTTGGGGTTGCGGGTATGCGTACTGCAAGACCAGTTTGGCTTCACGCTGAATCACCATGTGATGCAAAAGCAGACAGACGATCAGGTTGCAGTGCCTATCGCAAAAGGAGCAAAACAACGCTTTCCCATGCTGAGCCAGGTCAGTTATGACAAAGGGTTCTGGAGCCCCGCCAACCTTGAGGAACTTGATGGCTTTCTGGAACGAACCATTCTGCCGAAGAAAGGCAGGCTTTCCGCAGAAGACAAAAAACGAGAGCACCACCTTGAGTTTACCCGGGCAAAAAGAAAGCATTCCGCCGTAGAGTCTGACATTAATGCTCTGGAAGCCAATGGCCTCGATAAATGTCCGGACAAGGGCATTGATGCCTTCAAGCGCTATGTTGCCCTTGCGGTTGTGGGTGGCAACCTGAAGCGCTTGGGCAGGATTTTACAAGAACGGGATTTTTAG
- a CDS encoding ADP-ribosylglycohydrolase family protein, whose product MLNASTFFIASLLITSMPVFAAPPTNAELALAGTGIGDSRGERNYHKEPRHMKPEECLCTDDTQKAAAIFAYFSGSLSGCYTKKSKGVDRVRMARIQCFSEFPKKQRFGLDMAGHPDVNLRGYGPGHATLLKKFYKKFDSGDKMSPADVLTLSSKSVGGKTGSWGNGGCMGIAPIVGIIDTNPYISDERFVHLVRQTVEVSHNHPHAISAAVAIALAARSSIEYRTSDPASRPSHRDFAFATLRRIRQYATDNTFLKCLKIVERHIGSSSHVEVMSELNSLLPTSARVGSSHNEQTRILVGLWGPSSAAAVLHFFFTDTESQQELLQLVKQFTHDQDTIGAMLMALSVLREGGFRRNEFDVNELQGLLDYFPPWVNINRNAHDYLIDNNPTSDSNDTVNTIAATDTCNCTGACGCANWNRSLSE is encoded by the coding sequence ATGCTCAACGCATCAACATTTTTCATTGCCTCCCTGTTAATAACCTCAATGCCTGTTTTCGCAGCGCCCCCCACTAACGCAGAGCTCGCCTTGGCGGGTACGGGAATAGGTGACAGTCGTGGTGAGCGTAATTACCATAAAGAACCTCGTCATATGAAGCCCGAGGAGTGTTTATGCACTGATGACACTCAAAAAGCAGCCGCTATCTTTGCTTATTTTTCAGGGAGTTTATCAGGGTGTTATACAAAAAAGAGCAAGGGCGTTGACAGGGTAAGGATGGCACGTATCCAGTGTTTTTCAGAATTCCCTAAAAAACAGCGCTTTGGTCTGGATATGGCTGGTCACCCCGACGTCAACCTGCGCGGCTATGGCCCTGGTCATGCGACACTGCTGAAAAAGTTTTATAAGAAATTCGATAGTGGGGACAAAATGAGCCCGGCGGACGTGCTTACTCTTTCTAGCAAAAGTGTTGGAGGAAAAACCGGCTCCTGGGGTAATGGAGGTTGTATGGGAATCGCCCCAATTGTCGGTATTATTGATACTAATCCCTACATCAGCGATGAGCGGTTTGTCCATCTGGTCAGGCAGACCGTTGAGGTCAGTCACAATCACCCCCACGCCATATCTGCCGCAGTCGCCATTGCCCTGGCAGCCAGAAGCAGCATTGAGTACCGGACAAGCGATCCAGCATCAAGGCCTTCACATCGTGATTTTGCTTTTGCCACACTGAGGCGCATTCGCCAATACGCTACTGATAACACTTTTCTGAAATGCCTGAAGATTGTCGAAAGGCACATTGGTAGCTCTTCACATGTTGAAGTAATGTCAGAATTAAACAGCCTCCTTCCTACGAGCGCCAGGGTAGGAAGTTCTCATAATGAGCAAACCAGAATTCTAGTCGGTCTCTGGGGCCCCAGTTCAGCAGCGGCTGTCTTACATTTTTTCTTCACCGATACCGAATCTCAGCAGGAGTTACTGCAACTTGTGAAGCAGTTTACTCATGACCAGGACACCATTGGTGCCATGTTGATGGCACTCAGCGTACTGAGGGAAGGAGGGTTCAGACGCAACGAATTTGACGTCAATGAATTACAGGGCTTGCTGGACTACTTTCCCCCGTGGGTCAATATAAACAGGAACGCCCATGACTACCTTATAGATAACAACCCGACCTCTGATAGCAACGATACCGTTAATACCATTGCAGCTACTGACACCTGCAATTGTACAGGTGCCTGCGGCTGCGCTAATTGGAACAGGAGTCTCTCCGAATAG